In Luteolibacter rhizosphaerae, the genomic window CTCCGCCGCGCTTGGTCTCTCCGGCGACATCGCGAAGCAGTTCGGCAAGCTGCTCTCAAACCTCTACAAGCTCTTCGTCTCCCTCGATTGCTCGATGCTGGAGATCAACCCGCTGGTCACCACCCCGGATGGCCGCGTGCTCGCGCTCGATGCCAAGTTCGGCTTCGATGACAACGCGCTCTACCGCCACCCGGAGATTGTTGCCATGCGCGACAAGGAGGAGGAAGACCCGCGCGAAGTCGCCGCTTCCGAATACGAGCTCAACTACATCGGCCTCGACGGCAACATCGCCTGTCTGGTGAACGGCGCAGGTCTGGCGATGGCCACCATGGACATCATCAAGCACTACGGCGGCGAGCCAGCCAACTTCCTCGATGTGGGCGGTGGCGCCTCCAAGGAGCAGGTCACCGCAGCCTTCAAGATCATCTTGGGCGACCCGAATGTGAAGGGCATCCTGATCAACATCTTCGGCGGCATCATGGACTGCAACGTGATCGCCGAGGGCGTGATCGCCGCAGCCAAGGAAACCGGCCTGCCGATCCCTCTCGTGGTCCGCCTCGAAGGCAACAATGTCGAGAAGGGCAAGGCCACGCTCGACGCCAGCGGCTTGGATATCGTCTCCGCGGACACGATGGCAGACGGCGCGCAGAAGATCGTGGCAGCCGTCGCCTGACGCGCTTACCGGTATCCTGCTATGAATAAAATCGGCATCAAAGAAGCAGGTTTCACGGGATATCCGGCCCTCGATATCGAGGAGACGCGCAAGTTTTACGGCGAGATCTTCGGCCTGAAAGAGGGCCGGGTCTTCGAATACGAGGGAAAAGCCGGCTGGGTGGAATTCGAGATTCCCGGCGGCCACACCCTCGCCATTGCCCAAGCCAACGAGCAATGGCAGCCGAATGCCGGTGGCGGCGGTCTCGCCTTCGAACTCGAAGATTTGGACGTTGCGGTGGAGAAGCTGAAGGCTGCGGGAGTGAAGATTCTCCTGCCGCCCCAAGATCACCCGATTTGCCGCATGGCGCTGATTTCCGATCCCAGCGGCAATACCGTGGCCCTTCACCAG contains:
- the sucC gene encoding ADP-forming succinate--CoA ligase subunit beta, encoding MNIHEYQAKELFDRFQVPSPKGKVASTPEEAAAAAQEFAGAKLVIKAQVHAGGRGKGHFTNGFKGGVHLIESPEQAAEFAGKMLNETLVTIQTGEAGKLVRKVMIAEAVDITHEYYLAILMDRATCRPVIVASTEGGMSIEDVAHDTPEKIIRQFVHPLLGLQGYEIRKLSAALGLSGDIAKQFGKLLSNLYKLFVSLDCSMLEINPLVTTPDGRVLALDAKFGFDDNALYRHPEIVAMRDKEEEDPREVAASEYELNYIGLDGNIACLVNGAGLAMATMDIIKHYGGEPANFLDVGGGASKEQVTAAFKIILGDPNVKGILINIFGGIMDCNVIAEGVIAAAKETGLPIPLVVRLEGNNVEKGKATLDASGLDIVSADTMADGAQKIVAAVA
- a CDS encoding VOC family protein, translating into MNKIGIKEAGFTGYPALDIEETRKFYGEIFGLKEGRVFEYEGKAGWVEFEIPGGHTLAIAQANEQWQPNAGGGGLAFELEDLDVAVEKLKAAGVKILLPPQDHPICRMALISDPSGNTVALHQKKPNHPECQH